In Hylaeus volcanicus isolate JK05 chromosome 9, UHH_iyHylVolc1.0_haploid, whole genome shotgun sequence, the following proteins share a genomic window:
- the LOC128881766 gene encoding DNA repair protein XRCC4-like isoform X2: MDTKDVNYFCEELSKSSTEYLEETEKILCGKDQEIRFFIKNTALEWKRGVWILGRIELHSDLDVTIILEHFQRSLKFYRNIQDKLSVLEEENKNLMDVKKKLCSDIEKMIEVKNSVEQDMYKKFILILNSKKAKLRELKDSIKMKQDTKDSVFAVSTDESSESDEENNKTNSRCTIDTTFGKRKSIGNNNSASMQKVRRTYSTVNKDCIIKQEISDTAFTAKDSMNNTKGKSNNCAAEENKIKATNEQQGSTSETRKSSSRLNFIEDESDEELFS, encoded by the coding sequence ATGGACACCAAAGATGTAAATTACTTTTGCGAAGAATTATCTAAATCATCCACAGAATATCTTGAAGAGACAGAGAAGATACTTTGCGGCAAGGACCAAGagattcgatttttcattaaaaacacaGCATTAGAATGGAAGAGAGGTGTATGGATTCTTGGAAGAATTGAGTTGCACTCCGATTTGGatgttacaattattttggAGCATTTCCAACGATCGTTGAAATTCTATCGAAATATTCAGGACAAATTGAGTGtgttagaagaagaaaataaaaatttaatggaCGTTAAAAAGAAGCTATGTTCGGATATAGAAAAGATGATAGAAGTTAAAAATAGTGTAGAGCAggatatgtataaaaaatttatattaattttaaattcaaagaaagcGAAATTGAGAGAATTAAAAGACTCGATAAAGATGAAACAAGATACCAAAGATTCAGTTTTTGCCGTGTCCACGGATGAGAGTTCAGAATCggatgaagaaaataataaaacaaatagtaGGTGTACGATAGACACTACATTTGGAAAACGAAAGTCTAtcggtaataataattctgcGAGCATGCAAAAAGTTAGAAGAACATattctactgtaaataaaGATTGCATAATTAAGCAGGAAATAAGTGATACAGCATTTACTGCTAAAGATTCTATGAACAATACGAAAGGTAAATCGAACAATTGTGCtgcagaagaaaataaaatcaaagcTACAAATGAACAGCAAGGCTCCACTTCTGAAACTAGAAAGTCAAGTAGtagattgaattttattgaagaTGAATCTgacgaagaattattttcttaa
- the LOC128881766 gene encoding DNA repair protein XRCC4-like isoform X1, with product MASMKISACEIYNEYDTKYYTLYIEWLDSSHFTVLLMEPSMPPLCGKMDTKDVNYFCEELSKSSTEYLEETEKILCGKDQEIRFFIKNTALEWKRGVWILGRIELHSDLDVTIILEHFQRSLKFYRNIQDKLSVLEEENKNLMDVKKKLCSDIEKMIEVKNSVEQDMYKKFILILNSKKAKLRELKDSIKMKQDTKDSVFAVSTDESSESDEENNKTNSRCTIDTTFGKRKSIGNNNSASMQKVRRTYSTVNKDCIIKQEISDTAFTAKDSMNNTKGKSNNCAAEENKIKATNEQQGSTSETRKSSSRLNFIEDESDEELFS from the exons ATGGCATCAATGAAAATAAGTGCATGCGAAATCTACAATGAATACGATACAAAGTACTACACACTTTACATTGAATGGCTGGATTCATCACATTTTACAGTCCTGTTAATGGAACCATCCATGCCACCACTCTGTGGTAAG ATGGACACCAAAGATGTAAATTACTTTTGCGAAGAATTATCTAAATCATCCACAGAATATCTTGAAGAGACAGAGAAGATACTTTGCGGCAAGGACCAAGagattcgatttttcattaaaaacacaGCATTAGAATGGAAGAGAGGTGTATGGATTCTTGGAAGAATTGAGTTGCACTCCGATTTGGatgttacaattattttggAGCATTTCCAACGATCGTTGAAATTCTATCGAAATATTCAGGACAAATTGAGTGtgttagaagaagaaaataaaaatttaatggaCGTTAAAAAGAAGCTATGTTCGGATATAGAAAAGATGATAGAAGTTAAAAATAGTGTAGAGCAggatatgtataaaaaatttatattaattttaaattcaaagaaagcGAAATTGAGAGAATTAAAAGACTCGATAAAGATGAAACAAGATACCAAAGATTCAGTTTTTGCCGTGTCCACGGATGAGAGTTCAGAATCggatgaagaaaataataaaacaaatagtaGGTGTACGATAGACACTACATTTGGAAAACGAAAGTCTAtcggtaataataattctgcGAGCATGCAAAAAGTTAGAAGAACATattctactgtaaataaaGATTGCATAATTAAGCAGGAAATAAGTGATACAGCATTTACTGCTAAAGATTCTATGAACAATACGAAAGGTAAATCGAACAATTGTGCtgcagaagaaaataaaatcaaagcTACAAATGAACAGCAAGGCTCCACTTCTGAAACTAGAAAGTCAAGTAGtagattgaattttattgaagaTGAATCTgacgaagaattattttcttaa
- the LOC128881767 gene encoding transmembrane protein 98-like, with protein sequence MMSSPVSINNNGPTPGATGMETVVAVALGALAAVFLGALLVLLVICKRQRCYYNQKDSPDLSSDLLEGENYSGLGLDAWESEEWLAGAERWVDDATGLAPLCIAVLRSCHALASSLTAIAGTVNSNTVPLEIVDVARRIPPRVDDVVRSLYPPLDARLLEARVAALVLAVTHLALVTKHGVSKSHARKLAFIDQALSDMDSHLSILRNAALAQEVACSVPASTPV encoded by the exons ATGATGAGTTCACCGGTGTCCATAAACAACAATGGCCCTACGCCTGGTGCTACTGGTATGGAAACAGTGGTGGCTGTAGCACTCGGTGCCCTGGCTGCTGTTTTCCTTGGAGCTCTCTTAGTTCTGCTTGTTATTTGCAAAAGACAACGGTGTTACTAT AATCAGAAAGACTCTCCAGACTTGAGCTCAGACTTGCTAGAAGGAGAGAATTATTCTGGCTTGGGCTTAGACGCGTGGGAAAGCGAGGAATGGTTGGCTGGAGCAGAGAG GTGGGTCGACGACGCTACCGGTCTAGCCCCACTGTGCATAGCTGTCTTGAGATCTTGTCACGCTTTGGCTTCAAGCCTCACCGCTATCGCAGGAACAGTGAACAGTAACACGGTTCCATTGGAAATAGTGGAC GTTGCTAGACGTATTCCACCTAGAGTCGACGATGTGGTCAGAAGTTTGTATCCGCCGTTAGACGCAAGACTTTTGGAAGCTAGGGTAGCGGCATTGGTGTTGGCTGTGACGCACTTGGCATTGGTTACTAAGCACGGAGTATCGAAAAGCCACGCTAGGAAATTAGCATTCATCGACCAAGCTTTGAGCGACATGGACTCTCATTTATCAATTCTGAGGAATGCAGCACTGGCGCAGGAGGTAGCGTGCTCAGTCCCAGCTTCCACGCCAGTGTGA
- the LOC128881765 gene encoding ATP-binding cassette sub-family F member 2 produces the protein MPSDAKKKQQQKKKEAAKARQSGKKPAQTNQGKTGEDGKEGSPGSGALQNGTNGTPISIEEALCMKLEADARLNAEARSCTGSLASHPRSRDIKISNFSITFHGCELLQDTMLELNCGRRYGLLGLNGSGKSTLLAVLGNREVPIPQQIDIFHLTREMPASNKTALECVMEVDEERVRLEKLAEELVECDEEDAQEQLMDVYERLEDMSADTAQARAAHILHGLGFTAKMQNTATKDFSGGWRMRIALARALYVKPHLLLLDEPTNHLDLDACVWLEEELKTYKRILVIISHSQDFLNGICTNIIHVNKKQLKYYTGNYEAFVKTRMELLENQAKQYNWEQDQIAHMKNYIARFGHGSAKLARQAQSKEKTLAKMVAQGLTEKVVNDKVLNFYFPSCGTIPPPVIMVQNVSFRYNEDSPWIYKNLEFGIDLDTRIALVGPNGAGKSTLLKLLYGDLVPSSGMIRKNSHLRIARYHQHLHELLDLDISPLDYMLKAFPDVKEREEMRKIIGRYGLTGRQQVCPIRQLSDGQRCRVVFAWLAWQVPHLLLLDEPTNHLDMETIDALADAINDFDGGMVLVSHDFRLINQVAEEIWVCENGTVTKWSGNILNYKEHLKNKVLNDNQKRQKELFRSK, from the exons ATGCCGTCCGACGCTAAAAAGAAACAGCagcagaaaaagaaagaagctgCCAAGGCCAGACAATCTGGAAAGAAACCGGCTCAAACAAATCAGGGGAAAACTGGGGAGGATGGGAAAGAGGGAAGCCCTGGCTCCGGCGCTCTCCAGAATGGAACAAATGGAACTCCCATTAGTATCGAAG AGGCACTGTGCATGAAATTGGAGGCAGACGCCAGGCTCAACGCAGAAGCGCGTTCTTGTACAGGATCCTTGGCTTCCCACCCCCGTAGTCGAGACATAAAGATATCTAACTTTTCTATAACCTTCCACGGCTGTGAACTGCTGCAGGACACCATGTTAGAATTGAATTGCGGTAGACGTTACGGTTTGCTAGGTCTGAACGGATCCGGGAAGTCTACTTTACTAGCCGTGCTTGGAAACCGCGAAGTTCCTATTCCTCAACAAATCGATATCTTTCACTTGACTAGAGAAATGCCTGCTAGCAATAAAACAGCTTTAGAGTGTGTGATGGAAGTAGACGAGGAGCGTGTTCGATTAGAGAAACTAGCGGAGGAATTAGTAGAATGCGACGAGGAGGATGCTCAG gaaCAACTCATGGACGTTTACGAGAGATTAGAGGACATGTCAGCTGACACTGCCCAGGCTCGTGCTGCCCACATCTTGCATGGATTGGGTTTCACTGCGAAAATGCAGAACACAGCCACCAAAGACTTCTCCGGAGGCTGGCGAATGAGAATCGCTCTCGCCAG AGCGTTGTACGTGAAACCACATTTATTGTTACTCGACGAGCCAACCAATCATCTGGATCTCGACGCCTGCGTGTGGTTGGAAGAAGAATTGAAGACGTACAAAAGAATCCTCGTAATTATTTCTCACTCGCAAGATTTCCTCAACGGCATTTGTACAAATATCATTCACGTGAATAAGAAgcaattgaaatattacacCGGTAACTACGAAGCCTTCGTGAAAACGAG gATGGAGTTATTGGAAAATCAAGCGAAACAATACAACTGGGAACAGGATCAAATCGCGCACATGAAGAACTATATTGCCAGATTTGGCCACGGTTCCGCCAAGCTGGCGAGACAAGCTCAATCAAAGGAGAAGACCCTGGCGAAAATGGTAGCGCAAGGCCTCACTGAGAAAGTTGTCAACGACAAAGTATTGAACTTCTACTTCCCCTCGTGTGGAACTATTCCACCCCCTGTTATAATGGTTCAGAATGTCAGCTTTCGTTACAACGAAGACTCGCCTTGGATCTATAAGAACCTAGAATTCGGTATCGATTTGGATACCAGAATCGCGTTGGTTGGACCAAACGGGGCTGGGAAGAGTACTCTTTTGAAACTGTTGTATGGAGAT ttaGTTCCATCGAGTGGCATGATACGCAAGAACAGCCATCTTCGAATAGCAAGATACCATCAGCATTTACACGAGCTGTTAGACTTGGATATATCACCTCTCGATTACATGCTGAAGGCCTTCCCAGATGTCAAGGAACGCGAGGAGATGAGGAAGATAATTGGTCGTTATGGATTGACTGGCCGTCAACAA GTGTGTCCAATACGACAACTATCCGATGGCCAGCGTTGCAGAGTGGTGTTCGCCTGGCTAGCTTGGCAAGTTCCTCACTTGCTCCTTCTCGACGAACCCACGAATCATTTAGACATGGAAACAATCGACGCCCTGGCGGACGCGATCAACGATTTCGACGGGGGAATGGTGCTCGTGTCCCACGACTTCAGATTGATCAATCAGGTGGCCGAGGAGATTTGGGTATGCGAGAATGGCACTGTCACGAAGTGGAgcggaaatattttaaattacaaggAACACCTGAAGAACAAGGTTCTGAACGACAACCAGAAAAGGCAGAAGGAGTTATTCAGGAGCAAATAA
- the LOC128881711 gene encoding kinetochore protein NDC80 homolog encodes MRSSSAGRRSSTNPVRISVVEREEVNLMRTDTRKTQINKPKISTSSVESSHIPRLRAVSCDRLSNKIAGLKETGKTPLRHGSMTPKTHGSSNRGHLALPTGRRSLSADRASSISAKGSKKDTRLISDKVYQTHMLYTIDTYFSNNQFSYMLNSNGSMKPVTLKMFVEVSAHLLKMLGIKQGLTISNYVEELPKIAKKLHYPGVIAKSWLKTANAMHSWPNVLAWISWLVDICQVREIALEKYNLENLPFVGDEREASFHRYNLFAMLDFYNAWNDERVEEEAALVEKYLQEIEEQQGVNEEDLNNARFELEKETNKLQTVEENANTIDAEVKHLQEVLVSLRNDEEMQLSDIRAKEEYTKTIALEADQLEAENNTLCDQIRLQNQHRDELLMIIEQQSMSKAERDKILEKCMEMQNYTHQFDDHLQDIQKELYAMDIKLASINSNLTKAVLAYNKEIIMHVSDDMGVDLEELKMPEKGINHPEIMDILNVKASLMDDLKESIKKQIVENECLVKLNSNELENLQEKLKILEDESSDVANDIKEKKTLIKKIKTDAKNEELKLKEQIKILQNDIKEIQDSMPDRQKISVELEESTDKLDAVRRRMAHIEENAKLFFDKFYEILNEHRNEVSKILEKLNKLDAE; translated from the exons ATGCGAAGCAGCTCTGCAGGGCGTAGGTCGTCCACGAATCCCGTGAGGATAAGTGTGGTTGAAAGGGAAGAGGTAAATTTGATGCGAACTGATACGAGAAAGACTCAAATTAATAAACCTAAGATTTCTACTTCTTCGGTTGAGAGTTCCCATATACCTAGACTTCGAGCAGTATCATGTGACAGATTAAGTAACAAGATAGCAGGTTTGAAGGAAACAG GTAAAACTCCTCTTCGTCATGGATCAATGACTCCGAAAACACATGGAAGTTCTAATAGAGGTCATTTGGCACTTCCAACAGGGCGCAGATCTTTGTCAGCAGATCGTGCCAGTAGTATTAGCGCTAAGGGCTCTAAAAAAGATACACGGCTCATATCAGACAAGGTGTACCAAACTCACATGCTTTATACAATCGATACATACTTTTCTAACAATCAATTCTCTTACATGCTTAATAGTAACGGCAGCATGAAACCTgttactttgaaaatgtttgtaGAAGTTTCTGCTCATTTACTGAAAATGCTAGGTATCAAACAAGGTCTTACGATTTCTAATTACGTGGAGGAATTGCcaaaaattgcaaagaaacTTCACTATCCGGGTGTTATTGCTAAATCTTGGTTGAAAACTGCTAATGCCATGCACTCTTGGCCCAATGTTCTAGCTTGGATTTCTTGGTTAGTAGACATTTGTCAAGTGAGAGAAATAgctttggaaaaatataatttagagAATTTACCATTTGTGGGAGACGAAAGGGAAGCCAGTTTCCATAGATACAATCTCTTCGCGATGCTTGACTTTTATAATGCATGGAACGATGAAAGAGTTGAAGAAGAAGCAGCATTGGTAGAAAAATACTTACAAGAAATTGAAGAGCAACAAGGAGTCAATGAAGAGGATTTGAACAATGCACGTTTCGagttagaaaaagaaacgaataagcTACAGACAGTTGAGGAAAACGCAAACACAATTGATGCAGAAGTAAAGCATCTACAGGAAGTATTGGTATCCTTACGGAATGACGAAGAGATGCAATTGAGCGACATTCGTGCAAAAGAGGAGTATACAAAAACAATTGCTTTAGAAGCAGATCAATTAGAAGCTGAGAATAATACATTGTGTGATCAAATCCGTTTGCAAAATCAACATCGCGATGAATTACTTATGATTATTGAGCAGCAGTCAATGTCTAAAGCAGAGAGAGATAAAATACTGGAGAAATGTATGGAAATGCAGAATTATACGCATCAATTTGATGACCATTTGCAAGATATACAAAAAGAGCTTTACGCAATGGACATTAAATTAGCATCTATTAATAGCAATTTAACTAAAGCAGTTTTAgcatataataaagaaattattatgcaCGTTAGTGATGATATGGGTGTAGATCtagaagaattgaaaatgcCAGAAAAAGGTATAAATCACCCTGAAATTATGGAcatattaaatgttaaagcTAGTTTAATGGATGATCTGAAAGAAtcaataaagaaacaaattgtcGAGAATGAAtgtttagtaaaattaaattctaacgaATTAGAGAATCTTCAAGAGAAACTTAAGATTTTGGAAGATGAAAGCAGCGATGTTGCTAacgatattaaagaaaagaaaactcttataaagaaaataaaaacagatgccaaaaacgaagaattaaaattaaaagaacaaataaaaattctgcagaacgatataaaagaaattcaagatTCTATGCCAGACAGACAAAAAATTTCAGTGGAATTAGAAGAATCAACAGACAAATTGGATGCAGTTCGTAGAAGAATGGCacacatagaagaaaatgcaaaacttttctttgataaattttaCGAGATTTTAAATGAGCACAGAAATGAAGTTTCCAAAATACTGGAGAAGCTGAATAAATTGGACGCCGAATAA